The following proteins come from a genomic window of Mycolicibacterium rufum:
- a CDS encoding Rid family hydrolase: MADIEFFVTPGYGEMFREQRHYSQAVRIGDRVEISGQGGWDDDLNFPESLEEEIAAAFENVSRTLATAGAGWGDVVHVNSYHVASAPGVIDDVHTDAMVAQLRARMPDRTPIWTATGAAALAARNMRVEIRVTAIVGDSPRE; encoded by the coding sequence ATGGCCGACATCGAATTCTTCGTCACGCCGGGCTACGGCGAGATGTTCCGCGAACAGCGTCACTACAGTCAGGCGGTCCGGATCGGCGACCGCGTCGAGATCTCGGGCCAGGGCGGCTGGGACGACGACCTAAACTTCCCCGAATCCCTGGAGGAGGAGATCGCCGCCGCCTTCGAGAACGTGTCGCGCACGCTCGCCACCGCGGGGGCCGGCTGGGGTGACGTCGTGCATGTGAACTCGTATCACGTGGCGAGCGCCCCGGGCGTCATCGACGATGTGCACACCGACGCGATGGTCGCTCAGTTGCGGGCGCGGATGCCCGACCGGACGCCGATCTGGACCGCGACCGGAGCCGCCGCGCTCGCGGCGCGCAACATGCGGGTCGAGATCCGGGTGACCGCCATCGTCGGCGATTCCCCGCGGGAATGA
- a CDS encoding pyridoxamine 5'-phosphate oxidase family protein: protein MALSRDERERFLAEPHVAALSVSAGDTRGPLTVPVWYQYHPGGEPWVLTGADSRKARLIEEKGYFSLMVERLEPTTRYVAVDGAVSRIEPGTDEQMAEMTHRYLSGDAAERYLQFAHDNLGAHVAIFMRPQRWLSSDMGSF from the coding sequence ATGGCCCTCTCCCGTGACGAACGCGAACGATTCCTGGCCGAGCCCCACGTCGCTGCACTGTCGGTGTCCGCCGGCGACACCCGCGGACCCCTGACCGTGCCGGTCTGGTACCAGTACCACCCCGGGGGTGAGCCGTGGGTGCTGACCGGCGCCGACTCACGCAAAGCCCGGCTGATCGAGGAGAAGGGGTACTTCTCGCTGATGGTCGAGCGACTCGAACCCACCACCCGCTATGTCGCGGTGGATGGCGCTGTGAGCCGCATCGAGCCCGGCACGGACGAGCAGATGGCCGAGATGACCCACCGCTATCTCAGCGGGGACGCTGCCGAACGCTACCTGCAATTCGCCCACGACAACCTCGGTGCTCACGTTGCCATCTTCATGCGGCCACAGCGCTGGCTGTCGTCCGACATGGGCTCGTTCTAG
- a CDS encoding acetyl-CoA C-acetyltransferase, translating to MSEEAFIYEAIRTPRGKQRNGSLNEIKPVNLVVGLIDEIRSRHPDLDETLISDVILGVVSPVGDQGGDIARTAGLVAGLPETTGGFQLNRFCASGLEAVNLGAQKVRSGWDDLVLAGGVESMSRVPMGSDGGAWASDPETNYRIGFVPQGIGADLIATIEGFSRDDVDAYALRSQQKAAAAWSGGYFAKSVVPVKDQNGLVVLDHDEHMRPDTTIEGLAKLKTAFDGIGAMGGFDDVALQKYHYVEKINHVHTGGNSSGIVDGAALVLIGSEKAGQSQGLTPRARIVATATSGADPVIMLTGPTPATRKVLDRAGLTVDDIDLFELNEAFASVVLKFQKDLNIPDEKLNVNGGAIAMGHPLGATGAMITGTMVDELERRNARRALITLCIGGGMGVATIIERV from the coding sequence ATGTCCGAAGAAGCCTTCATCTATGAGGCGATCCGCACCCCGCGCGGCAAGCAGCGCAACGGATCGCTCAACGAGATCAAGCCCGTCAACCTCGTTGTCGGCCTGATCGACGAGATCCGGTCGCGTCACCCTGACCTCGACGAGACGCTGATCAGCGACGTCATCCTCGGTGTCGTCTCGCCCGTCGGTGACCAGGGCGGCGACATCGCCCGCACCGCCGGCCTGGTGGCCGGCCTGCCGGAGACCACCGGTGGTTTCCAGCTCAACCGCTTCTGCGCGTCGGGCCTCGAGGCCGTCAACCTGGGCGCCCAGAAGGTGCGCTCCGGCTGGGACGACCTGGTGCTCGCCGGCGGCGTCGAGTCGATGAGCCGTGTGCCGATGGGCTCCGACGGTGGCGCCTGGGCCAGCGATCCGGAGACGAACTACCGCATCGGCTTCGTGCCGCAGGGCATCGGGGCCGACCTGATCGCCACCATCGAGGGCTTCTCCCGCGACGACGTCGACGCCTACGCGCTGCGCAGCCAGCAGAAGGCCGCGGCGGCCTGGTCGGGCGGCTACTTCGCCAAGTCCGTCGTCCCGGTCAAGGACCAGAACGGGCTGGTCGTCCTCGACCATGACGAGCACATGCGTCCCGACACCACGATCGAGGGCCTCGCCAAGCTGAAGACCGCGTTCGACGGCATCGGCGCGATGGGCGGCTTCGACGACGTGGCGCTGCAGAAGTACCACTACGTGGAGAAGATCAATCACGTCCACACCGGCGGCAACAGCTCCGGCATCGTCGACGGCGCCGCGCTCGTGCTCATCGGCAGCGAGAAGGCCGGTCAGTCGCAGGGGCTGACCCCGCGGGCCCGCATCGTCGCCACCGCGACCTCCGGCGCGGATCCGGTGATCATGCTGACCGGCCCCACGCCGGCCACCCGCAAGGTGCTCGACCGTGCCGGCCTGACCGTCGACGACATCGACCTGTTCGAGCTGAACGAGGCGTTCGCCTCGGTGGTGCTGAAGTTCCAGAAGGATCTGAACATCCCCGACGAGAAGCTCAACGTCAACGGTGGCGCCATCGCGATGGGCCACCCGCTGGGCGCCACCGGCGCCATGATCACCGGAACCATGGTCGACGAGCTCGAGCGACGCAATGCGCGGCGTGCGCTGATCACGCTGTGCATCGGCGGCGGCATGGGCGTGGCCACCATCATCGAGCGCGTGTAG
- a CDS encoding alkene reductase, with the protein MTFTLGEQSALLQPTTVGSVSVANRLFMAPLTRSRADADGTPSSLAAEYYAQRAAAGLIISEATAVCEQANGAYMNTPGIYTDRQQDKWAEIASAVHRAGGTMVVQLWHVGRMAHPEISGFESVGPSPIAADMVTHTPTGKKPLPVPRALTVSEIGEIVGQFRAAARRAVDAGMDGVEIHSANGYLLHEFLSDVVNQRTDAYGGSPQNRARFAAEVVEAVAAEIGADRVGLRISPGNTAGDMRETDQISAYEALLCRIASLKIAYLHIVSEPSAEPFAALRTQWDGALVLNTPRTVDTDFAMLENLAEWGVISAAAVGRAFLANPDLVDRLTTGAELNEPDVATFYAPGPAGYIDYPTLDELVTPRSA; encoded by the coding sequence ATGACCTTCACCCTCGGCGAACAGTCCGCACTCCTGCAGCCCACCACCGTCGGGTCGGTGAGCGTCGCGAACCGACTCTTCATGGCTCCGCTGACGCGGTCGCGCGCCGACGCCGACGGCACCCCGTCGTCGCTGGCCGCCGAGTACTACGCGCAGCGGGCCGCGGCGGGGCTCATCATCAGCGAGGCCACCGCCGTCTGCGAGCAGGCCAACGGCGCCTACATGAACACCCCCGGCATCTACACCGACCGGCAGCAGGACAAGTGGGCCGAGATCGCCTCCGCCGTGCATCGTGCGGGCGGCACGATGGTGGTGCAGCTGTGGCATGTCGGTCGGATGGCCCACCCCGAGATCAGCGGATTCGAGTCCGTCGGGCCCTCACCGATCGCCGCCGACATGGTGACCCACACACCGACCGGGAAGAAGCCGCTGCCGGTGCCGCGGGCCCTGACGGTCAGCGAGATCGGCGAGATCGTCGGCCAGTTCCGCGCCGCAGCGCGCCGCGCGGTCGACGCCGGCATGGACGGTGTCGAGATCCATTCCGCCAACGGGTATCTGCTGCACGAATTCCTGTCCGACGTCGTCAATCAGCGCACCGACGCCTATGGGGGCTCGCCGCAGAACCGGGCCCGCTTCGCCGCCGAGGTCGTCGAAGCCGTCGCCGCGGAGATCGGGGCCGACCGGGTCGGGTTACGGATCTCACCCGGGAACACCGCCGGCGACATGCGCGAAACCGACCAGATCAGCGCCTACGAAGCGTTGCTGTGCCGCATCGCCTCCCTGAAGATCGCGTATCTGCACATCGTCAGTGAGCCGTCGGCGGAGCCGTTCGCCGCCCTGCGCACGCAGTGGGACGGCGCCTTGGTGCTCAACACACCGCGCACCGTCGACACCGATTTCGCGATGCTGGAGAACCTCGCCGAATGGGGCGTGATCAGTGCCGCCGCTGTCGGGCGGGCGTTCCTCGCCAACCCGGATCTGGTGGACCGGTTGACCACGGGCGCCGAGCTCAACGAGCCGGACGTGGCGACTTTCTACGCCCCGGGTCCGGCGGGCTACATCGATTACCCGACCTTGGACGAATTGGTGACGCCCCGGTCGGCGTAG
- a CDS encoding MarR family winged helix-turn-helix transcriptional regulator translates to MARSTDPQWLSPEEKEAWTGLVSLMLLLPGMLEAPLREVDLTLFEYLTLSHLSEAPERRIRMSELAFLANGSLSRLSNVVKRFEQRGWVTRSSDPEDGRYTLAHLTDQGYRLVVDAAPIHMRAVRDLVLDPLSPTDLRALTRIADKLRVVHPNLGKTARGGRRS, encoded by the coding sequence ATGGCACGGAGTACGGACCCGCAGTGGTTGAGCCCGGAAGAGAAGGAGGCGTGGACGGGCCTGGTCTCGCTCATGCTGCTTCTCCCGGGAATGCTCGAGGCGCCCCTGCGAGAGGTCGACCTGACACTCTTCGAGTACCTGACGCTGAGCCACCTGTCTGAAGCACCAGAACGGCGAATCCGTATGAGCGAGTTGGCTTTTCTGGCCAACGGCTCCCTGTCGCGACTGTCGAACGTCGTCAAACGTTTCGAACAGCGCGGCTGGGTGACCCGCTCCTCCGACCCCGAAGACGGCCGGTACACGCTGGCCCACCTGACCGACCAGGGGTATCGGCTCGTCGTCGACGCCGCACCGATCCACATGCGCGCGGTGCGTGACCTGGTGCTCGATCCCCTCTCCCCCACCGATCTGCGGGCGCTGACGCGCATCGCGGACAAACTGCGGGTGGTCCACCCCAACCTCGGGAAGACCGCGCGGGGAGGACGGAGGTCGTGA
- a CDS encoding 3-hydroxyacyl-CoA dehydrogenase NAD-binding domain-containing protein: protein MAENTIQWDKDADGIVTLTLDDPTGSANVMNEHYKESMHNAVERLVQEKDSITGVVIASAKKTFFAGGDLKGMMKVGPENAAESFAEVEFIKADLRALETLGVPVVAAINGAALGGGLEIALACHHRIAADVKGVVIGLPEVTLGLLPGGGGVARTVRMFGIQKAFMEVLSQGTRFKPGKAKEIGLVDELVGSVDELVPAAKAWIKANPEAHTQPWDQKGYKMPGGTPSHPALAAILPSFPALLRKQLKGAPMPAPRAILDAAVEGAQVDFDTATRIESRYFTSLVTGQTAKNMIQAFFLDLQAINGGASRPDGIEPVKINKIGVLGAGMMGAGIAYVSAKAGYDVVLKDVSQEAADKGKNYSEKLEAKALERGRTTKEKSDALLARITPTADPADLKGVDFVVEAVFENQELKHKVFQEIEDIVEPNALLGSNTSTLPITGLASGVKRQEDFIGIHFFSPVDKMPLVEIIKGEKTSDEALARVFDYTLAIGKTPIVVNDSRGFFTSRVIGTFVNEALAMLGEGVAPASIEQAGSQAGYPAAPLQLSDELNLELMQKIATETRKATEAAGGTYEPHPAEAVVNKMIEIGRPSRLKGAGFYEYVDGKRAGLWEGLADTFGSGKSGSSSIPLQDMIDRMLFAEALETQKCLDEGVLTSTADANIGSIMGIGYPPYTGGSAQFIVGYQGAGGVGKEAFVARAKELAAKYGERFTPPSSLTS from the coding sequence ATGGCAGAGAACACCATTCAGTGGGACAAGGATGCCGACGGCATCGTCACCCTGACGCTGGACGACCCGACCGGCTCGGCCAACGTGATGAACGAGCACTACAAGGAGTCCATGCACAACGCCGTGGAGCGGCTTGTGCAGGAGAAGGATTCGATTACCGGCGTGGTGATCGCCAGCGCGAAGAAGACCTTCTTCGCCGGCGGTGATCTCAAGGGCATGATGAAGGTCGGTCCGGAGAACGCCGCTGAGTCGTTCGCCGAGGTGGAGTTCATCAAGGCCGACCTGCGCGCGTTGGAGACCCTCGGGGTGCCCGTCGTCGCGGCGATCAACGGCGCCGCCCTCGGTGGCGGCCTGGAGATCGCGTTGGCCTGTCATCACCGCATCGCCGCCGACGTCAAGGGTGTCGTCATCGGCTTGCCGGAGGTCACCCTGGGCCTGCTGCCGGGTGGCGGCGGCGTCGCACGCACCGTGCGGATGTTCGGCATCCAGAAGGCCTTCATGGAGGTCCTGAGCCAGGGCACCCGCTTCAAGCCCGGCAAGGCGAAAGAGATCGGCCTGGTCGACGAACTGGTCGGCAGCGTCGACGAATTGGTCCCCGCGGCCAAGGCGTGGATCAAGGCCAACCCGGAGGCGCACACCCAGCCGTGGGACCAGAAGGGCTACAAGATGCCCGGCGGTACGCCGTCGCATCCGGCGCTCGCCGCGATCCTGCCGTCGTTCCCGGCGCTGCTGCGCAAGCAGCTCAAGGGTGCGCCGATGCCGGCGCCGCGCGCCATCCTGGACGCCGCCGTCGAGGGTGCGCAGGTCGATTTCGACACCGCCACCCGCATCGAGAGCCGCTACTTCACCTCGCTGGTGACGGGTCAGACCGCGAAGAACATGATTCAGGCGTTCTTCCTGGACCTGCAGGCCATCAACGGTGGCGCGTCGCGTCCCGACGGCATCGAGCCGGTCAAGATCAACAAGATCGGTGTGCTGGGCGCGGGCATGATGGGTGCCGGAATCGCCTACGTCTCGGCGAAGGCCGGGTATGACGTTGTGCTCAAGGATGTTTCGCAGGAAGCCGCGGACAAGGGCAAGAACTACTCGGAGAAGCTGGAAGCCAAGGCGCTCGAGCGGGGCCGCACCACGAAGGAGAAGTCCGACGCGCTGCTGGCCCGCATCACCCCGACTGCCGATCCGGCTGACCTCAAGGGTGTCGATTTCGTGGTCGAGGCCGTTTTCGAGAACCAGGAACTCAAGCACAAGGTGTTCCAGGAGATCGAGGACATCGTCGAGCCCAATGCGCTGCTGGGTTCGAACACGTCCACGCTGCCGATCACGGGTCTCGCTTCCGGCGTGAAGCGCCAGGAGGACTTCATCGGCATCCACTTCTTCTCTCCGGTCGACAAGATGCCGCTGGTCGAGATCATCAAGGGCGAGAAGACCTCCGACGAAGCCCTGGCCCGCGTGTTCGACTACACGCTGGCCATCGGCAAGACACCGATCGTGGTCAACGACAGCCGCGGCTTCTTCACCAGCCGTGTCATCGGCACCTTCGTCAACGAGGCGCTGGCGATGCTGGGTGAGGGTGTCGCTCCGGCCAGCATCGAGCAGGCCGGTTCGCAGGCCGGGTACCCGGCGGCACCGCTGCAGCTATCCGACGAGCTCAACCTCGAGCTCATGCAGAAGATCGCGACCGAGACCCGCAAGGCGACCGAGGCCGCCGGCGGCACCTACGAGCCGCACCCGGCCGAGGCCGTCGTGAACAAGATGATCGAGATCGGTCGCCCGTCGCGCCTGAAGGGCGCGGGCTTCTACGAGTACGTGGACGGCAAGCGCGCCGGCCTGTGGGAGGGACTCGCCGACACCTTCGGGTCGGGCAAGTCCGGATCTTCGTCGATCCCGTTGCAAGACATGATCGACCGGATGCTGTTCGCCGAGGCGCTCGAGACCCAGAAGTGCCTCGACGAAGGCGTGCTCACCTCGACGGCCGATGCGAACATCGGCTCGATCATGGGCATCGGGTACCCGCCCTACACCGGTGGTTCGGCGCAGTTCATCGTCGGCTACCAGGGTGCGGGCGGCGTCGGCAAGGAGGCCTTCGTGGCGCGCGCCAAGGAGCTGGCGGCCAAGTACGGCGAGCGGTTCACCCCGCCGTCCTCACTGACCAGCTAG